A genomic window from Tolypothrix sp. PCC 7910 includes:
- a CDS encoding GNAT family N-acetyltransferase gives MTLGSNLTLRFAEPADCDVLFGLIQQLAEYEKLSHAVTGNAIALQEHLFGSPKFVDAILAEYAGQSVGFALFFYNYSTFLTKPGIYLEDLFVVPEYRRQGIGKALLSKLAQIAVERNCGRLEWSVLDWNEPAQKFYRSMGADILEDWRICRVTEQSMAQLAARYNIS, from the coding sequence ATGACCTTGGGTAGCAATTTAACTTTGCGTTTTGCCGAACCTGCTGATTGCGATGTTTTATTTGGCTTAATTCAGCAGCTAGCTGAGTATGAAAAACTTTCTCATGCTGTTACTGGCAATGCGATCGCATTGCAAGAGCATTTATTTGGCTCCCCCAAATTTGTGGATGCGATTTTAGCAGAATATGCAGGGCAGTCTGTAGGTTTTGCCCTATTTTTTTACAATTATTCAACATTCTTGACTAAGCCGGGTATCTATTTAGAAGACTTGTTTGTTGTCCCTGAATATCGCCGTCAAGGAATAGGTAAAGCGCTGTTATCTAAATTAGCCCAAATAGCTGTTGAACGGAATTGTGGCAGGTTAGAATGGAGCGTTTTGGATTGGAATGAACCTGCACAAAAATTTTACCGTAGTATGGGGGCTGATATTTTAGAAGATTGGCGAATTTGTCGCGTTACTGAACAATCAATGGCACAATTAGCGGCAAGATACAATATCTCATAA
- a CDS encoding PAS domain S-box protein, translating to MLQHTVLIVDDCPEDREIYRRYLASDRFHSYTILEEELGEPALALCQKMQPDAILLDFLLPDLDGLEFLAELQQSLSNPPPVIMVTGHGNETVAVQAMKNGAQDYLVKGNTTSDSLQIAMRCVIENKQLRQQLQQSQEQFSTSIENMLDCFGIYSAIRDTAGRIEDFYIEYVNEAACEANRMTKAEQIGKRLCEILPGHRESGLFEEYCQLVETGKPLRHESLIYTDVYGKQVLTRAFDIHASKWQDGFVASWRDITERKQAEIRRHQLLVQEQAARHRAELAEQQYRMLTAKLQENEQRFRAIFNSTFQFIGLITPDGILLEANQTALDFGGLTAEEVINRPFWEARWWQISAQTQAQLQQAIDRAAAGEFVRYEVEVLGAGNRVLTIDFSLNPIRNESGEIILLIPEGRDISDRKRLEQTLKENEAHFRQLADAIPQMVWTTNADGQQEYNNQQWFKYTGLTVEQTYQLGWQTALHPEDLQRAYAIWTSALQTGSFYQAEYRYRRAIDGTYRWHLVRAIPLKNEQGKVIKWFGTCTDIEDQKQIEAERTRLLELEQAARLEAEAASRAKDEFITVVSHDLRSPLNSILGWTKLLQAGNLDKVTTSRALDAIERGVTSQVRLIEDLLDISRVIRGTLELQVSSVDLISIVESAITNAHPSAIAKNIRLNSVLPSYIPRIIGDAQRLQQVLGNLVSNAIKFTPNDGQVEIKLEQIKTLIQITVSDTGRGINAEFLPHIFDRYRQESGINKKAGLGLGLAISRHIIELHEGTISAASLGEGLGATFTIQLPIFRKFKQV from the coding sequence ATGCTCCAGCACACTGTTCTGATTGTTGATGACTGCCCAGAGGATCGGGAAATTTATCGCCGTTATTTGGCAAGCGATCGCTTCCACAGCTATACCATCCTAGAAGAAGAGTTGGGTGAGCCAGCACTAGCTTTGTGTCAAAAGATGCAGCCAGATGCCATCTTACTTGACTTTTTGCTACCCGACCTTGATGGATTGGAATTTTTAGCAGAATTACAGCAGTCTCTCTCCAACCCGCCACCTGTAATTATGGTCACAGGTCATGGCAACGAAACAGTGGCAGTGCAGGCCATGAAAAATGGTGCCCAAGACTATTTAGTGAAAGGCAACACCACATCCGACAGTCTGCAAATAGCAATGCGCTGCGTTATCGAGAACAAGCAATTGCGCCAGCAACTTCAGCAAAGCCAAGAGCAGTTCTCCACCTCCATCGAAAATATGCTCGATTGTTTCGGCATTTACTCCGCGATTCGAGATACAGCAGGCAGAATTGAGGATTTTTACATAGAGTATGTTAATGAAGCGGCCTGTGAAGCTAATCGAATGACAAAAGCCGAGCAGATTGGTAAAAGACTGTGTGAGATTTTACCAGGTCATCGTGAATCGGGCCTGTTTGAAGAATATTGCCAATTAGTAGAAACGGGTAAACCACTGCGTCATGAGTCTCTAATTTACACCGATGTTTATGGAAAGCAGGTGTTAACAAGAGCTTTTGATATTCACGCCAGCAAGTGGCAAGATGGCTTTGTCGCCTCCTGGCGAGATATTACAGAACGCAAACAAGCAGAAATCCGTCGGCATCAACTGCTAGTTCAGGAACAAGCGGCGCGACACAGAGCCGAGTTAGCCGAACAGCAGTATAGAATGCTCACCGCAAAGTTACAAGAAAATGAGCAACGTTTCCGAGCAATTTTTAATTCTACCTTTCAGTTTATTGGCTTAATCACCCCCGATGGTATTTTGCTAGAAGCCAATCAAACTGCTCTAGATTTTGGTGGCTTAACAGCAGAGGAAGTCATCAATCGTCCCTTTTGGGAAGCACGGTGGTGGCAGATTTCTGCACAAACTCAAGCGCAATTACAACAAGCAATTGATCGCGCTGCGGCTGGGGAGTTTGTGCGTTACGAAGTTGAAGTATTGGGAGCAGGTAACCGAGTATTAACAATTGATTTTTCTTTAAATCCAATTCGCAATGAATCAGGAGAGATCATACTGCTCATTCCCGAAGGACGAGACATTAGCGATCGCAAACGCCTCGAACAAACCCTAAAAGAGAATGAAGCTCATTTCCGTCAACTAGCTGATGCCATTCCCCAAATGGTCTGGACTACTAATGCTGACGGTCAACAAGAATACAATAATCAACAATGGTTTAAATATACAGGGCTAACCGTAGAACAAACATACCAGCTTGGTTGGCAGACAGCATTACATCCTGAGGATTTACAACGTGCTTACGCAATTTGGACAAGCGCCTTACAAACAGGCTCGTTCTATCAAGCGGAATATCGTTATCGCAGAGCAATAGATGGTACCTATCGCTGGCATCTAGTGCGAGCAATTCCTCTCAAAAATGAACAGGGAAAAGTAATTAAATGGTTTGGTACCTGTACAGATATTGAAGACCAGAAACAGATTGAGGCGGAACGCACTCGCTTGCTAGAGCTAGAGCAAGCAGCAAGGTTAGAAGCTGAAGCCGCGAGCCGTGCCAAAGATGAATTTATCACTGTCGTTTCCCATGATTTGCGCTCTCCCCTGAACAGCATTTTAGGCTGGACGAAACTCCTGCAAGCAGGCAATTTGGATAAAGTTACCACTAGTCGTGCCTTAGATGCGATCGAGAGAGGTGTAACATCTCAAGTTAGATTAATTGAAGATTTGCTAGATATTTCTCGCGTCATTCGAGGAACCCTAGAGCTTCAGGTAAGTTCAGTTGATTTAATTAGCATTGTTGAGTCAGCTATCACAAACGCCCATCCCTCAGCCATTGCCAAAAATATTCGCCTCAATTCTGTACTACCTAGCTACATTCCCCGAATCATCGGCGATGCTCAAAGATTGCAGCAAGTGCTTGGTAATTTAGTTTCTAACGCCATTAAATTCACTCCCAACGATGGCCAGGTAGAAATCAAGCTAGAGCAAATTAAAACCTTAATTCAAATTACTGTTAGTGATACTGGACGCGGCATTAATGCTGAATTTTTGCCTCATATCTTTGATCGCTATCGCCAGGAATCTGGTATTAACAAAAAAGCTGGCTTGGGTTTAGGGCTGGCAATCTCTCGCCATATTATAGAACTGCATGAAGGTACAATCAGTGCTGCTAGCCTTGGCGAAGGGCTGGGTGCGACTTTTACAATCCAGTTACCTATTTTTCGTAAGTTCAAACAGGTTTAG
- a CDS encoding tetratricopeptide repeat protein: MAYFWRLILSTIAVFAFTFSTHTANASPLNHTPTNAREFLQMGVDKISHSHYQEAIADFDQAIQLQNNFGEAYSERCLAYLQIQEYQQAIADCTQAINFSPDNAEDYINRGLASYRQKDYLSAIVDYQRAIALKPADFRAYYNLALAHAATDKYLEAIADYNLALSQISPSANILLADIYNDRGLARLQLQDFEAAMADFSKAIQLDANDYRAYFNRGCACGKKGDNFGALRDFSKVIRLNPSNGMAYVNRGVARYQLGYYQGAIADLQKASEFFGFTGEKLAYQKAVKILETMQKQIPSASEFV; this comes from the coding sequence ATGGCTTATTTTTGGCGATTAATTTTGAGTACAATCGCAGTTTTTGCTTTTACTTTTTCGACTCATACGGCTAACGCTTCACCCCTAAATCACACTCCAACTAATGCGCGGGAATTTTTGCAGATGGGTGTAGATAAAATTAGCCACAGTCATTACCAAGAAGCGATCGCGGATTTCGATCAGGCAATTCAACTGCAAAATAATTTTGGGGAGGCTTATAGCGAGCGCTGCCTTGCCTATCTTCAGATACAAGAATACCAGCAAGCGATCGCAGATTGTACGCAAGCAATCAATTTCTCACCAGACAACGCTGAGGATTATATCAATCGGGGGTTGGCAAGCTACAGACAGAAAGATTATCTCTCTGCTATTGTCGATTATCAACGCGCGATCGCCCTGAAGCCTGCTGATTTTCGAGCTTACTATAATCTTGCTCTTGCTCATGCTGCCACAGACAAGTATTTAGAGGCGATAGCTGATTATAATTTAGCCCTCAGCCAAATTTCCCCCTCCGCAAATATACTCCTCGCAGATATATACAATGACAGAGGTTTAGCGCGGTTGCAGTTGCAAGATTTTGAAGCCGCTATGGCCGATTTTAGTAAAGCAATTCAACTTGATGCTAACGATTACAGAGCCTACTTTAACCGAGGTTGTGCTTGCGGTAAAAAAGGAGATAACTTTGGTGCATTGCGTGATTTCTCCAAAGTCATCCGCCTCAATCCTAGTAATGGCATGGCTTATGTGAACCGTGGAGTCGCGCGCTATCAACTAGGGTACTATCAAGGCGCGATCGCTGATTTACAAAAAGCATCCGAGTTCTTTGGCTTTACAGGTGAAAAGCTAGCCTACCAAAAGGCTGTCAAAATACTCGAGACAATGCAAAAGCAAATACCATCCGCTTCAGAGTTTGTTTAA
- a CDS encoding response regulator: MVGNATQPLLVVEDSDEDFSTFQRLLQREGVINPIYRCITGDQALDFLYQTGSYDSPDIAPRPSVILLDLNLPGTDGREVLQEIKQDEVLKKIPVVIMTTSSNPKDIEICYSYSISSYIVKPLEVARLTETVQTFIKYWLDIVVLPEMD; the protein is encoded by the coding sequence ATGGTAGGAAACGCTACTCAACCGTTGCTAGTAGTTGAAGACAGTGATGAAGACTTTAGTACTTTTCAGCGATTGTTGCAGCGAGAAGGCGTGATCAATCCAATTTACCGCTGTATCACGGGCGATCAAGCCTTGGACTTTCTCTATCAAACCGGATCTTACGACAGCCCGGATATTGCACCCCGTCCCTCAGTGATTTTGCTGGATCTGAATTTACCAGGAACTGACGGACGGGAAGTTTTGCAAGAAATTAAACAGGATGAAGTGTTAAAGAAAATCCCTGTTGTGATTATGACAACCTCTTCTAATCCTAAAGATATAGAAATTTGCTACTCTTACTCTATCAGTAGCTATATTGTTAAGCCCCTAGAGGTAGCTCGCCTCACAGAGACGGTTCAGACATTCATCAAATATTGGTTGGATATTGTTGTACTTCCGGAGATGGATTAA
- a CDS encoding TonB-dependent siderophore receptor, with protein sequence MNKCFLLLPVVVQTLLVDAACFASEAEIKQGNVEKSPAVITQILDISEIELPSTNAEFLTQAPETDAENQETQPADEPTTDSNSSDQADITIEVIGEEDTLPQSTPTYVIEQEEIKKQGANSVADVLKRMPGFAINDAGHGADIHTGTYYRGASINQSVFLINGRSINTNINTYHGGTDLNSIPVEAIERVELYSGAASALYGSSAFGGVVNIITKEGYTQPKLTSSVEFGSLSQNNQQFSYAGSTGSVKYNFSFERYFTDNRYRVPIGAANRDPQGFFFNADTATSTYFGSIGVDLDKKNSLNLDITKLSSRRGLIYFGFPLQRDRLDHDGFNAGLSWKTRLGNGESSILTTTLGYNQDYFSTYGPTVFQGREFYRTGVLDTQQLTARLDHQWKFNPNNQLRWGLDLKNTDLTGDVLSSSPNRIATNETENRSVFTTALFAVNTLNISDSFLIDLGLRQNFDSQFGDYLNPSVGLRYAIAPSIAIRSSWTGGQRNPGLDQLYVYDTVHGWEPNPDLKPETGSSWTAGVDINFSENLTGQFTYFGSSLDNRLGVLAGKWQNIGLVDTNGLEAALQLKFARGWSTFVNYTYTDAQIKTGDERGLQLGLIPYSVLQTGIGYQNSGWQANLYVTYNSGARRSLFNRTGDRPTDFAPSFLNLDLSGRIPLTRTLGLMVYLENLLGEQYERVNRIYSPGFTFRLGLSSEL encoded by the coding sequence GTGAATAAATGTTTTTTGTTGCTACCAGTGGTTGTGCAAACTTTACTGGTAGATGCTGCTTGCTTCGCATCTGAGGCGGAAATCAAGCAGGGAAATGTTGAGAAATCGCCTGCAGTAATTACCCAAATTCTTGATATCAGTGAAATTGAATTACCCTCTACAAATGCTGAATTCTTAACACAAGCACCAGAAACAGACGCAGAAAATCAAGAAACTCAACCAGCAGATGAGCCAACAACAGACTCCAATTCCAGTGATCAAGCAGATATTACTATAGAAGTAATTGGAGAAGAAGATACTCTTCCTCAGTCAACTCCAACCTATGTAATTGAGCAAGAAGAAATTAAAAAACAAGGTGCTAATAGCGTCGCTGATGTGTTAAAAAGAATGCCAGGATTTGCTATTAATGATGCTGGTCATGGTGCAGATATTCACACAGGGACATATTACCGCGGCGCTTCTATTAATCAATCTGTATTTCTGATTAACGGCAGATCAATTAACACCAATATTAATACATATCATGGTGGCACAGATTTAAATAGTATTCCTGTAGAGGCGATTGAACGAGTAGAACTGTATAGTGGCGCTGCATCGGCTTTGTATGGTTCATCAGCCTTTGGCGGAGTAGTTAATATCATAACCAAAGAAGGTTATACACAACCCAAATTAACTAGTAGTGTAGAATTTGGTTCCTTAAGCCAAAATAATCAACAATTTAGTTATGCTGGCTCTACTGGTTCTGTAAAATATAACTTTAGTTTTGAGAGATACTTTACAGATAACCGTTATCGCGTTCCTATAGGCGCAGCCAATCGCGATCCACAAGGATTTTTCTTCAATGCAGATACAGCCACAAGTACTTACTTTGGCAGTATTGGTGTAGATTTGGATAAAAAAAATTCTCTCAATCTTGATATTACTAAATTAAGCAGTCGTCGCGGCTTAATTTATTTTGGTTTCCCTCTCCAAAGAGACCGACTAGATCATGACGGATTTAACGCTGGCTTATCTTGGAAAACTCGTCTAGGAAATGGCGAAAGTTCTATTTTAACAACCACATTGGGTTATAACCAAGATTACTTCAGCACATACGGGCCTACAGTTTTTCAGGGGCGAGAATTTTATCGTACAGGTGTTTTAGACACACAACAATTGACAGCTAGATTGGATCATCAATGGAAATTTAACCCTAATAATCAATTGCGTTGGGGATTAGATTTAAAAAATACTGACTTAACTGGTGATGTTTTAAGTAGCAGTCCTAATAGAATTGCAACTAATGAAACTGAAAATAGAAGTGTATTTACTACAGCTTTATTTGCCGTAAATACATTAAATATCAGCGATAGTTTCCTGATAGATTTAGGGCTAAGACAAAACTTTGATAGCCAGTTTGGAGATTATCTAAATCCTAGCGTTGGTTTACGTTATGCGATCGCACCCAGCATAGCCATACGTAGTAGCTGGACAGGAGGACAACGTAACCCAGGTTTAGATCAGCTATATGTTTACGATACAGTTCATGGTTGGGAACCCAATCCAGATTTAAAACCAGAAACAGGTTCCTCTTGGACAGCGGGAGTAGATATCAACTTTTCAGAAAATTTGACTGGACAATTTACTTACTTCGGTAGTAGTTTAGACAACCGCCTAGGCGTACTAGCTGGAAAATGGCAAAACATTGGGTTAGTAGATACCAATGGTTTAGAGGCGGCGTTGCAATTAAAATTTGCTCGTGGTTGGTCAACTTTTGTCAACTATACCTATACAGATGCCCAAATTAAAACCGGAGATGAAAGAGGTTTACAGTTAGGTTTAATTCCCTATTCTGTACTGCAAACAGGTATAGGTTATCAAAATTCAGGTTGGCAGGCTAATTTGTATGTTACATACAACAGTGGCGCGCGTCGCTCCCTCTTTAATAGAACTGGCGACAGACCTACAGATTTTGCTCCCTCTTTCCTCAATTTAGAC
- a CDS encoding phosphoserine transaminase, producing MSQLVSPPTTKPSNPFFSSGPCSKRPGWSVSQLENACVGRSHRSKDGKAKLAAVIERSKQILGVPADYRLGIVPASDTGAVEMALWSLLGHKPLDILAWESFGQEWVKDVTDELKLPDTRLIKAPYGSLPDLSQVDFSHDVVFLWNGTTSGVRVPNGDWIPDNREGLTICDATSAVFAMDIPWNKLDVVTYSWQKVLGGEAQHGVIVLSPRAVERLETYKPAWPLPKLFRMSQKGKLIEGIFQGDTINTPSMLCVEDALDGLIWAESIGGLPGLIKRSQANLNAITKWIEKSDWAGFLAENPEIRSCTSICLKITDSWFTSQTPEAQAKCATQLAKLLEKEKVAYDIGAYRAAPPGLRIWGGATVETADIEALLPWLDWAYSSVKAELAAVV from the coding sequence ATGTCCCAACTTGTTTCTCCTCCTACAACCAAGCCTAGCAATCCTTTCTTCTCTTCTGGCCCATGTTCTAAGCGTCCCGGTTGGTCTGTTTCGCAACTAGAAAACGCCTGTGTAGGTCGTTCTCACCGTTCCAAAGATGGTAAAGCTAAATTAGCTGCAGTCATTGAACGTTCTAAACAAATTCTCGGTGTTCCGGCTGATTACCGCTTGGGTATCGTTCCCGCTTCTGATACAGGTGCAGTGGAGATGGCTTTGTGGTCACTACTAGGACACAAACCCCTTGATATCCTGGCGTGGGAAAGCTTTGGTCAGGAGTGGGTAAAAGATGTCACCGATGAATTAAAGTTACCTGATACCCGCCTGATTAAAGCACCTTATGGTAGTTTGCCAGATTTAAGCCAGGTAGATTTTAGCCATGATGTAGTCTTTTTATGGAATGGCACAACCTCTGGTGTGAGAGTACCTAATGGTGATTGGATTCCAGATAACCGTGAAGGTTTGACTATTTGCGATGCGACATCGGCTGTATTTGCGATGGATATACCCTGGAATAAATTGGATGTAGTAACTTATTCCTGGCAAAAAGTATTAGGTGGCGAAGCACAGCATGGTGTGATTGTTCTTTCACCCCGCGCTGTAGAACGCCTAGAAACTTATAAACCAGCTTGGCCTTTACCTAAACTCTTCCGGATGTCCCAAAAAGGGAAGCTGATTGAAGGTATTTTCCAAGGAGATACCATCAACACCCCATCAATGTTGTGTGTAGAAGATGCGCTAGATGGTTTAATTTGGGCAGAAAGTATTGGCGGACTACCTGGTTTAATTAAGCGTAGTCAAGCTAACTTAAACGCGATCACAAAATGGATTGAAAAAAGCGATTGGGCTGGCTTTTTGGCAGAAAACCCAGAAATTCGCTCTTGTACTTCCATTTGCTTGAAAATAACTGATTCTTGGTTCACTAGCCAAACTCCAGAAGCACAAGCAAAATGTGCTACTCAATTAGCCAAACTCCTAGAAAAGGAGAAAGTCGCTTATGACATCGGCGCTTACCGTGCAGCACCTCCAGGATTGAGAATTTGGGGAGGCGCGACAGTAGAAACCGCAGATATTGAAGCACTGCTTCCTTGGCTAGACTGGGCTTACAGTTCAGTTAAAGCTGAGTTGGCGGCTGTGGTTTAA
- a CDS encoding ATP-binding protein, with protein MSLTPENSPENTAIAPFEVDLTNCDREPIHIPGSIQPHGMLLALTEPELTIVQVSQNTDEILGIAATELINQPISRLLDAQQIDFLRNCLGQEDLTLVNPIELTIAVGENARAFDGIIHRSDSLLILELEPVLHEKNYTFFNFYHLVKVALSKVQNASTLDELCQIIVKHVRQMNSFDRVMIYRFDENWHGTVIAEDKPEHLSPYLSLRYPASDIPKQARQLYRDNWLRLIPDVDYQPVPLLPNHNPITNQSTDLRHSILRSVSPLHIEYLHNMGVKASMSISLLKNQKLWGLIACHHESPKYVPYEIRSACEFLGQMASLELTAKEDSENAEYKMQSKSVQAKLVEYMAAEENFVDGLLGQEPNLLDLVNATGAAVCINGEYQTLGRTPQHREIEQLIKWLSQHTQEEVFHTNSLSQVMPEATAWKDVASGLIALSISKSQNSYLLWFRPEVLQTVDWAGNPHKPVEVSDDGSFRLSPRKSFDLWKEILQQQSLPWENYEIEAVWNFRSAIVGVVLRKADELAKMNVELQRSNDELDAFAYIASHDLKEPLRGIHHYSSFLIEDYGNTLDEEGKSRLRTLIRLTQRMENLIDSLLHFSRLGRVELDIQPTDLNDLVQRVLDVLSARIQESGAVIRIPRPLPTIMCDRVQVSEIFTNLIANGIKYNDKSEIWVEVGYLDPVSIYQQSTTFYVRDNGIGIRDRHFESIFRIFKRLHGPTQYGGGTGAGLTIAKKVVERHGGNIWVESTYGEGSTFYFTLQEVK; from the coding sequence GTGAGCTTAACTCCTGAGAATTCACCAGAAAATACAGCGATCGCACCTTTTGAGGTGGACTTGACGAATTGCGATCGCGAACCAATTCATATTCCTGGCTCAATTCAGCCGCATGGGATGCTATTGGCGTTGACTGAACCAGAACTCACCATTGTGCAGGTGAGCCAGAATACTGATGAAATATTAGGCATTGCTGCGACTGAGTTAATCAATCAACCTATTAGTCGCTTGCTAGATGCACAGCAAATAGATTTTTTACGCAATTGTTTAGGTCAAGAAGATTTGACACTCGTTAACCCCATCGAACTGACAATTGCTGTGGGGGAAAATGCGAGGGCTTTTGATGGGATTATCCATCGCTCAGATAGCCTGCTGATATTGGAATTGGAACCCGTACTACATGAAAAGAACTATACATTCTTTAATTTCTACCATTTAGTTAAAGTCGCATTATCCAAAGTCCAAAATGCCAGTACTTTAGATGAATTGTGCCAGATCATCGTCAAGCACGTGCGCCAGATGAACAGTTTTGATCGCGTCATGATCTACCGCTTTGATGAAAACTGGCATGGTACAGTTATTGCCGAGGACAAGCCAGAACATCTCAGCCCTTACCTGAGTTTGCGCTATCCAGCTTCCGATATTCCCAAACAAGCAAGACAACTCTACAGAGACAACTGGTTACGGCTAATTCCGGATGTGGACTATCAACCAGTACCTTTGCTACCCAACCACAACCCCATAACTAACCAATCCACAGATTTAAGGCACTCGATACTCCGCAGCGTTTCGCCGTTACACATTGAATATTTACACAACATGGGTGTGAAAGCATCAATGTCGATTTCCCTCCTGAAGAATCAAAAACTTTGGGGATTGATTGCTTGTCACCACGAATCACCCAAGTATGTACCCTATGAAATTCGTAGCGCCTGCGAATTTCTTGGGCAAATGGCTTCTTTAGAATTAACTGCTAAAGAAGACAGCGAGAATGCTGAATATAAGATGCAGTCAAAATCTGTGCAGGCCAAGCTAGTAGAATACATGGCGGCAGAAGAAAATTTTGTTGATGGATTGCTTGGACAGGAACCGAATTTACTAGATTTGGTAAATGCTACAGGCGCAGCTGTCTGCATTAATGGCGAGTACCAAACTTTGGGGAGAACGCCACAGCATCGGGAAATTGAGCAATTAATTAAGTGGCTGAGTCAGCATACCCAGGAAGAGGTTTTTCATACTAATTCCCTCTCTCAAGTAATGCCAGAGGCTACCGCATGGAAAGATGTTGCTAGCGGATTAATAGCGCTGTCAATTTCTAAAAGCCAAAACAGTTATTTGCTGTGGTTCCGCCCAGAGGTGTTGCAAACTGTAGATTGGGCAGGAAATCCCCATAAACCTGTAGAGGTGTCAGATGATGGCAGTTTCCGTCTATCACCACGCAAATCCTTTGATTTGTGGAAAGAAATATTGCAGCAACAATCCTTACCCTGGGAAAATTACGAAATAGAAGCTGTTTGGAATTTTCGTAGTGCGATCGTCGGTGTGGTGTTGCGGAAAGCCGATGAACTAGCAAAGATGAATGTAGAACTTCAGCGCAGCAATGATGAATTAGATGCCTTTGCTTATATCGCTTCCCACGATTTGAAGGAACCACTACGGGGTATTCATCATTACTCCAGCTTTCTCATTGAAGACTACGGTAATACACTAGATGAAGAAGGCAAGTCAAGGCTGAGAACGCTAATTAGGCTGACACAGCGCATGGAAAATTTAATCGATTCGCTGTTGCACTTCTCTCGCTTAGGACGAGTGGAACTGGATATTCAGCCCACGGACTTAAACGATTTAGTGCAGCGCGTTTTAGATGTGCTGAGTGCGAGAATTCAAGAATCAGGGGCAGTAATTCGGATTCCGCGACCTTTGCCAACGATTATGTGCGATCGCGTGCAGGTAAGTGAAATCTTCACTAATCTCATTGCTAATGGTATCAAATATAACGACAAATCAGAAATCTGGGTAGAAGTTGGCTACCTTGATCCTGTATCTATCTATCAACAATCAACTACATTCTACGTGCGCGACAACGGCATTGGCATTCGCGATCGCCACTTTGAATCAATTTTCCGCATCTTTAAACGGTTACATGGCCCTACGCAATATGGCGGTGGTACAGGTGCAGGCCTGACAATCGCCAAAAAAGTCGTGGAACGGCATGGTGGTAATATTTGGGTTGAATCAACTTATGGGGAAGGAAGTACTTTTTACTTCACATTACAGGAGGTCAAATAA
- the petJ gene encoding cytochrome c6 PetJ, producing the protein MKKFFSIVLLGIAIFTFAFSKPALAADSASGAKVFSANCASCHAGGKNLVQANKNLQKDALEKYGMYSADAIIAQVTNGKNAMPAFKGRLKPNQIEDVAAYVLESADKSWKKS; encoded by the coding sequence ATGAAGAAGTTTTTTTCAATAGTACTGTTAGGCATAGCAATCTTCACTTTTGCCTTCAGTAAGCCAGCTTTAGCAGCAGATAGTGCTAGTGGAGCCAAGGTATTTAGTGCTAATTGTGCTTCTTGTCATGCAGGTGGGAAAAATTTGGTTCAAGCCAATAAAAACTTGCAGAAAGATGCTTTAGAAAAATACGGTATGTACTCCGCCGATGCCATCATCGCGCAAGTGACAAATGGTAAAAATGCTATGCCTGCTTTCAAAGGCCGTTTAAAGCCTAACCAAATTGAAGACGTAGCTGCTTACGTACTTGAAAGTGCAGATAAAAGCTGGAAAAAAAGTTAA